A stretch of Lathyrus oleraceus cultivar Zhongwan6 chromosome 6, CAAS_Psat_ZW6_1.0, whole genome shotgun sequence DNA encodes these proteins:
- the LOC127097730 gene encoding uncharacterized protein LOC127097730, translating to MAGRNDAAMAAAMQAMAQAVQNLPNAGGDAGSRSLATFQRENPPVFKGKHDPDAALGWLKEIERIFRVMDCTPAQKVRYGTHMLAVEADDWWLETHERLTVAGEVITWDVFRREFMRKYYPEDVRGKKEIEFLELKQGNLSVTDYAAKFVELSKFYPHYTGAGAEFSKCIKFENGLIFEEDNNAHYKIVSDRRGKQHQNRGKPYDAPVGKGKQGAAPAQRTSRGGAPTGIVCFKCGQAGHKSNVCTAKVKRCFRCGKTGHAIADCKHKEMICFNCGEEGHIGSQCQKPKKSQTGKVFAFTGTQTSSEDRLIRGTCFINGTPLITIIDTGATHCFISADCARRLGLKLSALDGELIVETPTKGSITTSLVCLNCPLSIFDKDFYVDLVCLPLGGMDVILGMNWLEYNYVHINCHHKSVRFSTPEEEGVDLLPFRELRKLMKEGAL from the exons atggctggaaggaatgacgctgcaatggctgccgcaatgcaagcgatggcacaagctgtgcagaacttgccaaatgctggtggagatgctggatcacgtagcttggcgacttttcaaagagagaatccgccggtgtttaaagggaagcatgatccagatgcagccttgggatggttgaaagagatcgagagaatcttccgtgttatggattgcactccagctcagaaggttcggtatggtactcacatgctagcagtcgaagctgatgactggtggctagagactcacgagaggttgaccgtggcaggtgaagtcattacttgggatgtattccgtagggaattcatgagaaagtattatccggaggatgtccgtggtaagaaagaaattgagttccttgagctgaagcaaggaaacttgtctgtcactgattatgctgcaaaatttgtggagttgtccaaattttatcctcattacactggtgctggtgctgaattttcaaagtgcatcaagtttgagaacggact gatatttgaagaagacaataatgctcattacaagattgtcagtgaccgcaggggcaagcaacatcaaaatcgtggcaagccgtatgatgctccagtgggaaaagggaaacaaggagctgctccggctcagaggactagtaggggaggtgctcctactggtatagtttgcttcaaatgtggtcaggctggtcataagagtaatgtatgcactgctaaagtaaagaggtgttttcgctgtggtaagactggccatgcaatagctgattgcaagcacaaggaaatgatttgttttaattgtggcgaagaagggcatattggaagtcagtgtcagaagccaaagaaatctcaaactggaaaggtgttcgcatttaccggaactcaaacctccagtgaggacagacttatccgaggtacatgtttcataaatggtactcctttaattactattattgataccggtgctacacactgttttatttctgctgactgtgctcgaagactgggtttaaaattgtccgctttggatggtgaattgattgttgagaccccaACTAAGGGATCAATAACTACTTCCTTGGTgtgtttaaattgtcctttgtcgatcttcgataaagatttctatgttgatttagtatgtttgccgttgggtgggatggatgtaattcttggtatgaactggttggagtataattatgttcatataaattgtcatcataagtcggtgaggttttccactcctgaagaggaaggagttgacttattacctttcagagaattgcgaaaattgatgaaagagggagctctg
- the LOC127095461 gene encoding suppressor protein SRP40-like codes for MAFRPNVLLLSASSLDNLCFSKLLLISGTSPPFDGDAPEKSSDDDERPIAHVLKNPGQPRSTDPTVSSHSKKSKKHKRSTATGSEPTSHPSSQHSHKSKSHQGHKRKKHDSPSRSGETKKKRHHKVLTPEAPALDADTIMVDTSILNKALDPAMGASQSTSTPAVVVLGKENPDAVSPASTQQADASAEPSHPVADYTPWSPASSPAHPLQSVDTVGEFIGFPIQISDSDSNSVTSPATYTDSSSTSSDSSLSSASLLLQDPRGPGLAIKPSALEAIARIRNLVRSRDASSDSEQLHQSGKLGSEATKTKVLMDKVHFHALNPDLPFVLMHEPVVGLEILRVLAQLKDLQLSEYAKRATAALEQLLVPMLRHLDNVRENERQIASTEAFVKEKWELVMNADAEVTVIR; via the exons ATGGCCTTTCGACCAAACGTGCTTCTTTTGTCGGCTTCATCCCTTGATAACTTATGTTTTTCTAAACTCTTGCTTATCTCAGGCACATCTCCACCCTTTGATGGG GATGCTCCTGAGAAATCCTCTGATGATGATGAGCGCCCTATTGCTCATGTCTTGAAAAACCCA GGTCAACCACGTTCGACAGACCCCACTGTCTCCTCTCactccaaaaaatccaaaaaacacaaaCGCTCTACCGCCACAGGatctgag CCGACTTCCCATCCATCTTCTCAACACTCCCACAAATCCAAAAGCCATCAGGGCCACAAAAGGAAGAAGCACGATTCTCCCTCTAGGAGTGGTGAAACCAAGAAAAAGAGACACCATAAAGTGCTCACTCCAGAGGCTCCTGCTTTAGATGCCGACACTATTATGGTCGACACTTCCATTCTTAACAAGGCCCTTGATCCAGCTATGGGGGCTTCGCAGTCGACTAGCACCCCCGCTGTTGTTGTTTTGGGGAAAGAAAATCCAGATGCAGTTTCCCCTGCGTCGACACAG CAGGCTGATGCTTCTGCTGAGCCATCTCACCCTGTCGCCGACTATACTCCTTGGTCGCCGGCTTCTTCTCCAGCTCACCCACTACAATCTGTCGACACCGTTGGTGAGTTCATTGGCTTCCCTATCCAGATTAGTGATAGTGACTCTAACTCAGTCACTAGTCCTGCAACATACACGGattccagttcgactagttctgactctagTCTTTCTTCAGCTTCATTGCTTTTGCAGGATCCAAGGGGACCA GGGTTGGCGATAAAGCCTTCTGCCTTAGAAGCAATTGCTAGGATCCGTAACCTAGTGAGATCGCGTGATGCTTCTTCTGACTCTGAGCAGCTTCACCAGTCTGGCAAATTGGGTTCTGAGGCGACGAAGACCAAAGTTTTAATGGACAAAGTTCACTTTCACGCCTTGAATCCTGACCTCCCTTTTGTGCTCATGCATGAACCTGTTGTCGGTCTAGAGATCTTGCGCGTGCTTGCCCAACTTAAAGATCTTCAGCTCTCAGAATATGCCAAGCGTGCAACGGCCGCTTTAGAACAACTTCTGGTTCCCATGTTGCGCCATCTCGACAACGTTAGGGAAAATGAACGCCAGATTGCATCTactgaggcctttgtgaaggaAAAGTGGGAGTTGGTGATGAATGCCGACGCAGAGGtcactgtcatacggtga